One window of Nicotiana tomentosiformis chromosome 11, ASM39032v3, whole genome shotgun sequence genomic DNA carries:
- the LOC138901053 gene encoding uncharacterized protein, producing the protein MQGLQTPWALPVQLVAAAQAHVVLVMIDDEHRRLERFGRLQPPSFSGAESEDVQGFLDRCHRILRTSGILETSGVLFTTFQFTGAAFTWWAAPHTWQEFSVLFLEKYMLQSRREELHRQFGQLRQDDMTVTQYEMRFYELAHHAVWLVPTNRERIRRFIDGLTFQLRVLMTRDRVSGATFEEVVDIARQIELVRSQERVEREAKRSRGSGGFSGVPSGGQFHHDRGHPYRHAQTTRPTHRGASVSHGSHIARSGQSSFIALPA; encoded by the coding sequence atgcagggactccagacaccttgggcactaccagtccagctggtggcagctgctcaggcccatgtGGTCCTTGTTATGATTGATGATGAGCATCGGAGGCTAGAGAGGTTTGGTAGACttcagcctccatctttcagcgGGGCAGAGTCGGAGGATGtccagggtttcttggacagatgTCATAGAATTCTCCGTACatcaggtattctagagaccagtggggtcttgttcactacttttcagtttactggggctgccttcaCCTGGTGGGCAGCGCCACATAcgtggcaggagttctccgttctcttcttggagaagtacaTGCTgcaatcccgcagagaggagttgcacaGGCAGTTTgggcagttacgtcaggatgatATGACTGTgacacagtacgagatgagattttatgagttggcccatcatgcggtttggttggttcccactaatagggagaggatcaggaggttcattgatggcctcacatttcAGCTGCGGgtgcttatgactagagatagagtgtctggtgctacatttgaggaggttgttgacattgctcggcaaatAGAGctggtccgtagccaggagcgggttgagagggaggccaagaggtctcggggatcaggtggttttagtggtgttccttccgggggtcagttccaccacgacaggggtcatccttataggcatGCTCAGACGACTCGACcaactcatcgtggtgcatcagtcAGCCACGGTTCTCACATTGCTcgctcaggccagtcttcattcattgcactaccagcgtag
- the LOC104103598 gene encoding importin subunit alpha-2-like, translating into MVDTRMTNHDPGSRLRNLVDIRRSLHVGAVRCHVARFVEFLSNNDSWQLQVEAAWVLTSAFGGSTPAIDNLLEPIFQKLYYNQIRNLVFAKL; encoded by the exons ATGGTTGATACGAGGATGACTAATCATGATCCAGGCTCACGACTCCGGAACTTGGTTGATATCAGAAGGAGTCTTCATGTTGGAGCAGTTAGGTGTCATGTTGCTCGATTTGTTGAGTTTCTGAGCAATAATGATTCTTGGCAGCTCCAG GTTGAAGCTGCTTGGGTTCTCACCAGTGCTTTTGGTGGCTCGACTCCTGCGATTGACAATTTGCTAGAGCCAATATTTCAAAAACTGTATTACAATCAG ATAAGAAACTTGGTCTTTGCGAAGCTATGA